From one Marinobacter sp. LV10MA510-1 genomic stretch:
- a CDS encoding ABC transporter ATP-binding protein → MTEPLLTVRGLGKHFVSAGQTVNVLSGLELTLAPGASLALMGRSGSGKSTLLNILCGLEQPDAGSVSIAGEHFAADSSANGSNQQRWALLRRQRIGVVFQEANLMPALSLLDNVRLRARFAGQSDQHCGDWLKRLGIGELAQRYPDQVSGGQRQRAALAMVFAMRPSLILADEPTGSLDARTALEVVDELFHQQAASGCGLILATHDSALAARCGQRLDLAQMGA, encoded by the coding sequence ATGACTGAGCCATTACTGACTGTACGCGGCCTGGGTAAGCACTTTGTCAGCGCCGGACAAACGGTGAATGTGCTGTCCGGGCTTGAGCTGACTCTGGCGCCGGGCGCATCCCTGGCGCTGATGGGCCGCTCCGGTTCTGGTAAAAGTACGTTACTGAACATTCTGTGTGGGTTGGAGCAGCCAGATGCCGGCTCGGTGAGCATTGCCGGCGAGCACTTTGCGGCGGATTCAAGCGCAAATGGGTCAAATCAGCAACGCTGGGCTCTGTTGCGGCGCCAACGTATTGGCGTGGTGTTTCAGGAAGCTAACCTGATGCCGGCGCTGTCGTTGCTGGACAACGTACGCCTGCGGGCCAGGTTTGCAGGGCAAAGCGACCAGCATTGCGGCGACTGGTTAAAGCGCCTGGGCATTGGCGAGTTGGCGCAGCGTTACCCGGACCAGGTATCTGGCGGTCAGCGCCAGCGCGCGGCTTTGGCCATGGTGTTTGCCATGCGCCCGTCACTGATACTGGCAGACGAGCCTACCGGTAGCCTGGACGCCCGCACAGCACTTGAGGTGGTCGATGAGCTGTTTCACCAGCAAGCCGCCAGTGGTTGTGGGTTGATACTGGCCACCCACGATTCGGCATTGGCCGCACGCTGTGGTCAGCGTCTGGACCTCGCTCAAATGGGGGCTTAG
- a CDS encoding efflux RND transporter periplasmic adaptor subunit, translated as MIKRLLPWLVLLLAVAVFMVLRMTRPQPAQAEAQERAWLVAVQSAELINATPLLPLYGQVVAPQQLTVTAALAGQIAQRPVSEGQAVAAGTLLVALDDADVAPALAQAQAEVADLQAQIDAERLRHSNDQRALKSEQSILASAQRQLERNESLLKRNLTSREALDGVTDAYARAELTVSTRQRALTEHPARLASLQARLANANANLQSIERDAGRAQVIAPFDGVITDVQVAAGDRVSKNQALLSLYPRQGLELRARVPDVFVGELQQALNRGERLRAKTADSRYEFVLVRFAGIGSAAGTEAILVVEGVVDGLRPGSLLPVTLQRPQQEQVVSVPYSALYGADTLYAVDDDSRLQRLRVERVGEARGNDAQGDDARNLLVRSAELQAGMRIITTHLPNAMSGLKVDIAGAQSQ; from the coding sequence ATGATAAAACGACTTTTGCCCTGGCTTGTTTTGCTGCTGGCCGTTGCTGTGTTTATGGTATTGCGAATGACCCGCCCACAGCCCGCTCAGGCTGAAGCCCAGGAGCGCGCCTGGTTAGTGGCTGTGCAAAGTGCTGAATTGATTAACGCTACGCCGCTGTTGCCGTTGTATGGCCAGGTTGTGGCTCCGCAACAGCTGACCGTAACGGCGGCGTTGGCAGGCCAGATCGCCCAACGCCCGGTGTCTGAAGGCCAAGCGGTTGCCGCCGGCACTTTACTGGTGGCCCTGGATGACGCCGATGTGGCGCCAGCCCTGGCCCAGGCGCAAGCCGAAGTGGCGGATTTGCAGGCGCAGATTGACGCCGAACGGCTGCGCCACAGTAACGATCAGCGTGCATTGAAAAGTGAGCAGTCCATTCTGGCCAGCGCGCAGCGCCAGCTGGAACGCAACGAGTCTCTGCTTAAACGCAACCTTACCTCCCGCGAAGCCTTAGACGGCGTTACCGACGCCTATGCCCGCGCCGAGCTCACCGTCAGCACCCGCCAGCGCGCACTGACCGAGCACCCTGCGCGCCTGGCCAGCCTGCAGGCACGGCTGGCCAACGCCAACGCCAACCTTCAGAGTATCGAGCGGGATGCCGGCAGGGCGCAGGTTATTGCGCCGTTTGACGGTGTGATCACCGATGTGCAGGTGGCCGCTGGCGACCGCGTTAGCAAAAATCAGGCGTTACTGAGTTTGTATCCGCGCCAGGGGCTTGAGCTGCGGGCAAGAGTGCCCGATGTGTTTGTTGGGGAGCTGCAGCAAGCCCTGAACCGCGGTGAGCGGCTCAGGGCGAAGACCGCAGACAGTCGCTACGAATTTGTTCTGGTGCGCTTTGCCGGTATCGGCAGCGCCGCCGGCACCGAAGCGATACTGGTGGTTGAGGGTGTGGTGGACGGCTTGCGCCCGGGCAGTTTGCTGCCGGTTACCCTGCAGCGCCCGCAGCAGGAGCAGGTGGTAAGTGTGCCTTATAGCGCACTTTACGGCGCCGATACCCTGTACGCGGTGGATGATGATTCACGCCTGCAGCGCTTGCGGGTTGAGCGTGTGGGCGAGGCCCGTGGCAACGACGCCCAGGGTGATGATGCACGCAATCTGCTGGTGCGCAGCGCCGAACTGCAAGCGGGCATGCGCATCATTACCACCCATTTACCAAACGCCATGAGCGGGCTGAAAGTGGACATCGCCGGAGCACAGAGCCAGTGA
- a CDS encoding efflux RND transporter permease subunit has translation MSQPLPPELPSGSSSQPLPLAPSSSAAARVGPSGAIARLFQDNHLTPLIMLLSVILGVLAVVVTPKEEEPQIDVTMADIMVSFPGASAREVESAIATPAEQVMSEIVGVEHVYSVSRQGQAVITVQFKVGIPRQEALVRLYNQVYSNQDWLPANLGASQPLVKPKGIDDVPIMTLTLYDPQHGHSGEELTRLAHMLEVALKRVPGTRDVYTVGGIPDRVDIRFDPALLAGFGLTVYDLQQALLAANSSSQEVRITRNNLSIPIQAGTLLTQVDEVRRLVVGMDQGAAVYLEDVASVSRGNTVADQSVMTGFGPAHQSTGQNDLQNDLEKSTDSTFIGQPGQVFPAVTLAIAKKPGENAVDITRAIQQRIELLRNRALPADVQVLVTRDYGETASQKARKLISDLISATLCVVLLVLVAMGWRQALIVGIAVLITLLLTLVFSWVWGFTLNRVSLFALIFSIGILVDDGIVITENINRRIQNSRRPIKEIIPLAVDEVGTPTIMASLTIMAALLPMAFVSGLMGPYMSPIPINASAGMVLSQIVAFIVAPWLALRLLRHRKGEPAEPENESGSASESSSESSSESSAEGVNPRILSLFSHVLGPFLGDHRLRRGLLASVVILLTLGATALPVFQAVILKMLPFDDKSELQVVVDMPEDTPVEVTARVLMEMGHYLETVKDVDNWQTYAGTAAPINFNGLIRQYYLRSEPYHGDIQVNFSGSDRRDQPSHMIAQSLRQPLTTIGERYGASVKIVEVPPGPPVLSPLVAEIYAVDPQLRAALARSVAAGMQDVTGLVDIDTTLEAPIRQWELVIDRDRAARLGVSQHQVVTTLQTALGGSGVSYLHDDHAKYPVPIRVILSDADKARPSALLSLNLRSRDGGLVPLASIADIREADWQGAIYHKNLLPVTYVTADMAGAIDSPLYGMFAMVDQLEQQADAPEQFFIRQPDLPEAGALKWDGEWQITYETFRDMGMAYSVGIFMIFVLLVAQFRSYLLPLVIMAPIPLTLMGIMPGHALLGREFTATSMIGMIALAGIIVRNSILLVVFIRQLLDEGMSLEDAVVKAGAVRIKPIALTAVSAMVGAYFILNDPIFNGLAISLVFGLAVSTLLTVIVVPLSYYVMARRRWI, from the coding sequence GTGAGCCAACCATTACCACCGGAGCTGCCTTCGGGCTCTTCTTCCCAGCCTTTACCGCTCGCCCCGTCATCCTCGGCAGCCGCAAGGGTTGGCCCTTCTGGCGCCATTGCGCGGTTGTTTCAGGACAATCACCTGACCCCGCTGATTATGCTGTTGTCCGTCATTCTGGGTGTTCTGGCGGTGGTGGTTACACCCAAAGAAGAAGAACCGCAAATTGATGTCACCATGGCCGATATCATGGTGTCATTTCCTGGTGCCAGCGCCCGCGAAGTGGAAAGTGCCATTGCCACACCGGCCGAACAGGTAATGAGTGAAATTGTCGGCGTTGAGCATGTGTATTCGGTATCGCGCCAGGGCCAGGCGGTGATTACCGTGCAGTTCAAAGTGGGCATACCGCGCCAGGAGGCGCTGGTACGGCTTTACAATCAGGTGTATTCCAATCAGGACTGGCTACCCGCCAACCTGGGTGCCAGCCAGCCCTTGGTCAAACCCAAAGGCATTGACGACGTGCCAATAATGACGCTCACCCTGTACGACCCACAACACGGTCACAGCGGCGAAGAACTCACTCGCCTTGCGCACATGTTGGAAGTGGCCCTGAAGCGGGTGCCCGGCACCCGCGATGTCTACACCGTGGGCGGCATACCCGACCGGGTGGATATCCGTTTTGATCCGGCCCTGCTGGCCGGTTTTGGCCTGACCGTTTACGATCTGCAACAGGCCCTGCTGGCGGCGAACAGCAGTTCTCAGGAAGTCCGAATTACCCGTAACAATTTATCGATCCCTATTCAGGCCGGTACGCTGCTAACCCAGGTAGATGAAGTGCGCCGCCTGGTTGTGGGTATGGATCAGGGCGCGGCAGTTTATCTGGAGGATGTCGCCAGCGTCAGCCGTGGTAATACGGTTGCTGACCAAAGCGTGATGACGGGCTTTGGCCCGGCTCATCAGAGCACTGGCCAGAATGATCTTCAGAATGATCTTGAGAAAAGCACCGACTCGACGTTTATAGGCCAGCCCGGGCAAGTCTTCCCGGCGGTTACCCTTGCCATCGCCAAAAAGCCTGGTGAAAACGCAGTGGACATCACTCGCGCCATTCAGCAACGTATCGAATTGTTGCGCAACCGCGCCCTACCGGCGGATGTGCAGGTATTGGTGACGCGGGATTATGGCGAAACCGCCTCGCAAAAAGCCCGCAAACTGATTTCCGATCTGATATCCGCCACCCTGTGTGTGGTGCTGCTGGTACTGGTTGCCATGGGCTGGCGCCAGGCGTTGATTGTGGGTATCGCGGTATTGATTACCCTGCTGTTAACCCTGGTGTTTTCCTGGGTCTGGGGTTTTACTCTCAACCGGGTATCGTTGTTTGCGCTGATTTTCTCCATCGGAATTCTGGTGGACGACGGTATCGTGATTACCGAAAACATCAACCGCCGCATCCAGAACTCGCGCCGTCCAATCAAAGAAATTATCCCGCTGGCGGTGGACGAAGTGGGTACACCCACCATCATGGCCAGCCTGACCATTATGGCTGCCTTGCTGCCCATGGCGTTTGTCAGCGGTTTGATGGGGCCCTACATGAGCCCGATCCCTATTAACGCGTCGGCCGGTATGGTGTTGTCGCAAATTGTGGCCTTTATAGTGGCGCCCTGGCTGGCCCTGCGCCTGCTGCGCCATAGAAAAGGCGAGCCGGCGGAGCCGGAAAACGAATCTGGCAGCGCTTCTGAAAGCTCTTCTGAAAGCTCTTCTGAAAGCTCGGCCGAAGGCGTGAATCCCCGTATTTTGAGCTTGTTTAGCCACGTGCTGGGGCCGTTTTTAGGGGATCACCGCTTGCGTCGCGGCCTGCTGGCGTCTGTGGTTATTCTGCTGACTCTGGGTGCGACTGCACTGCCGGTTTTTCAGGCGGTTATTCTGAAAATGCTGCCGTTTGACGACAAATCCGAGCTGCAGGTAGTGGTGGATATGCCCGAAGACACGCCTGTTGAAGTGACTGCGCGAGTGTTGATGGAAATGGGCCATTATCTGGAAACGGTAAAAGACGTCGACAACTGGCAGACCTACGCCGGCACGGCAGCACCGATCAACTTTAACGGTCTGATTCGTCAGTATTATCTGCGTTCTGAGCCGTATCATGGCGATATTCAGGTCAACTTTAGCGGTAGCGACCGGCGTGATCAGCCATCCCACATGATTGCCCAGTCCCTGCGGCAGCCGCTGACCACCATTGGCGAGCGTTATGGCGCCAGTGTGAAAATTGTGGAAGTACCGCCGGGCCCGCCGGTGCTGTCGCCGCTGGTGGCCGAGATTTACGCGGTAGATCCGCAGCTGCGGGCGGCATTGGCGCGCTCTGTGGCCGCCGGAATGCAGGATGTGACTGGCCTTGTAGACATAGACACCACCCTTGAAGCGCCTATTCGCCAGTGGGAACTGGTGATCGATCGTGACCGCGCTGCGCGCCTGGGTGTGTCGCAGCACCAAGTGGTGACGACGCTGCAAACGGCCCTGGGCGGCAGTGGTGTGAGTTATCTGCACGACGACCACGCTAAATATCCAGTGCCTATCCGGGTGATTTTGTCAGACGCCGATAAAGCTCGCCCCTCGGCTTTGCTGTCACTGAATCTGCGCAGCCGCGACGGCGGGCTGGTGCCGCTGGCCAGCATTGCGGACATCCGTGAGGCAGACTGGCAGGGTGCGATTTATCACAAGAATCTGTTGCCGGTTACCTACGTGACCGCGGACATGGCAGGCGCTATCGATTCGCCGCTCTACGGTATGTTTGCCATGGTTGACCAGCTGGAGCAACAAGCAGACGCGCCGGAGCAGTTTTTTATTCGCCAGCCGGACTTACCCGAAGCCGGTGCCCTGAAATGGGACGGCGAGTGGCAGATTACCTACGAGACCTTCCGCGATATGGGCATGGCCTACAGCGTGGGTATTTTCATGATTTTTGTGCTTTTGGTAGCCCAGTTCCGTTCGTATTTGCTGCCGCTGGTGATCATGGCGCCCATACCTCTGACCTTGATGGGCATTATGCCGGGCCACGCTCTTTTGGGGCGGGAATTCACCGCCACCAGCATGATTGGCATGATCGCGCTGGCCGGCATTATCGTACGTAACTCTATATTACTGGTAGTGTTTATTCGCCAGCTGCTAGACGAAGGGATGAGTCTGGAAGACGCCGTCGTAAAGGCCGGTGCGGTGCGGATCAAGCCGATTGCGCTGACCGCCGTGTCGGCGATGGTTGGCGCCTACTTTATATTGAATGATCCGATCTTTAATGGCCTGGCTATATCACTGGTGTTTGGCCTGGCTGTGTCTACCCTTCTGACCGTAATTGTGGTGCCTTTGTCGTACTATGTCATGGCGCGGCGGCGGTGGATTTAA
- a CDS encoding ABC transporter permease, with product MSLIPKSLIPASQFSNLFSALFSHYRRHPLQLLALALMIMLATMLWTGVNHLTTQARASLGQSEQAVAARSQVERVDGQALAVADFVTLRRAGLCVMPWLEVERPGQAGRLVGIDPLAAGCFAQTDSPEPENSLEPVDSLEPVDSSEPMESSEPSKKPEPVWTPTLNGEPFIDISEAAALAQNVAPRNVSLSLLIVSPEPASALPADYRMTGFSLGPDTGELGDSFLLNLDALGFLVLLITALLLRSVYQLGMAQRRDSFALLQRFGVMPSAINRVLLVEILLLALLSVVPGVWLGRLLAGTVGGGFGQALDSLFDTPLYAGQAENWLTPIVTMMAIVLAVCLAQNVRPLLLRSAALLPFALPTKLLTGTGFGFRQRPWPWLALPLAVTGLVMALLAESLSLVFVAVALVFAATGIAAPFTIAALSATLARKTPEPLARWRHTELGVMARKLALPLVALQFALAMVLAVQALVTVFEATFDEWLGQRLAADYFIEVPAGVSANEAAQWLAAQPNLAQSGDWHRVMRGTAQLPAAADPEKSRKAQSVDLFAIGPVSPLLTMWSLQAAGDQPWQGFAAGAGVMVNEQLARRYPLAVGDSLVLTLADTRLELPVLAIYADYGRPAGEVLINLDLLPAGYVPAFESLSISPGDSGIEVITDGLQRLWQVDSVRVRDNKRIRELADAVFDQTFLLTRAMTFVTLVLAAVALLIMGWVFFSTRAWYFRLLQVWGLTRRQVLAQLARLALTLTLSITLLALPLGVWLTWILVHRINPLAFGWSLPMAIYPGFWLQLGIVSVLIGLSITLLMRSQLVGSGPKPVSAASLGGDER from the coding sequence ATGTCTCTGATTCCAAAGTCCCTGATTCCAGCGTCTCAGTTTTCAAACCTTTTCTCTGCCCTGTTCAGTCATTATCGCCGCCACCCGCTGCAACTGCTGGCATTGGCGTTGATGATTATGCTGGCCACCATGCTGTGGACCGGCGTGAACCACCTGACGACCCAGGCGCGAGCCAGTCTGGGCCAGAGCGAGCAGGCGGTGGCCGCGCGCAGTCAGGTAGAGCGCGTTGATGGCCAGGCGCTGGCGGTAGCTGATTTTGTAACTCTGCGCCGCGCCGGCCTGTGCGTAATGCCCTGGCTGGAAGTAGAGCGCCCGGGGCAGGCCGGTCGGCTGGTGGGTATAGACCCGCTGGCCGCTGGTTGCTTTGCGCAAACCGACAGCCCTGAGCCGGAAAACAGCCTTGAGCCAGTAGACAGCCTTGAGCCAGTAGACAGCTCTGAGCCGATGGAAAGCTCTGAGCCATCAAAAAAACCTGAGCCAGTCTGGACCCCGACGTTAAACGGCGAACCTTTTATCGACATCAGCGAAGCCGCGGCGCTGGCGCAGAATGTTGCCCCGCGCAACGTAAGCCTGAGTCTGTTAATCGTGTCGCCCGAGCCGGCATCCGCTTTGCCCGCAGATTATCGGATGACGGGTTTCTCACTAGGCCCGGACACCGGCGAGTTGGGCGACAGCTTTTTGCTGAATCTGGATGCCTTGGGATTTCTGGTGCTGTTGATTACCGCCTTGCTGCTGCGCAGCGTGTACCAATTGGGCATGGCCCAACGCCGCGACAGCTTTGCCCTGCTGCAGCGGTTTGGCGTTATGCCTTCAGCCATCAACCGGGTATTACTGGTCGAAATTCTACTGCTGGCGCTGCTGAGTGTGGTGCCGGGTGTGTGGCTGGGGCGCTTGCTAGCGGGCACCGTGGGCGGTGGTTTTGGTCAGGCTTTGGACAGCCTGTTTGATACGCCGCTGTACGCCGGCCAGGCAGAAAACTGGCTGACGCCGATAGTGACCATGATGGCCATCGTGCTGGCGGTGTGCCTGGCGCAGAACGTGCGGCCGCTGCTGCTGCGCAGTGCGGCTTTGTTGCCGTTTGCGTTACCGACGAAGCTTTTGACTGGGACTGGATTTGGATTTAGACAGAGGCCCTGGCCCTGGTTGGCGCTGCCTTTGGCCGTGACAGGCCTGGTAATGGCGCTGCTGGCTGAGTCGCTGTCTTTGGTGTTTGTGGCGGTGGCGCTGGTGTTTGCCGCTACCGGTATTGCCGCGCCATTTACCATTGCCGCGCTGTCTGCAACTCTTGCCCGGAAAACGCCGGAGCCATTAGCACGCTGGCGCCACACCGAGCTTGGGGTTATGGCCCGCAAGCTGGCCTTGCCGTTGGTTGCGTTGCAGTTTGCGCTGGCCATGGTGCTGGCGGTGCAAGCACTGGTAACGGTGTTTGAAGCCACCTTTGACGAGTGGCTGGGTCAGCGCCTGGCCGCCGATTATTTTATTGAAGTGCCCGCGGGCGTTAGTGCTAACGAGGCCGCGCAATGGCTGGCTGCGCAGCCGAACCTGGCGCAAAGCGGCGACTGGCATCGGGTAATGCGTGGGACAGCACAATTGCCGGCAGCGGCTGACCCGGAAAAGAGCAGAAAAGCGCAGTCGGTTGACTTGTTCGCGATAGGGCCCGTTAGCCCGCTGCTGACCATGTGGAGCCTGCAGGCCGCCGGTGACCAGCCCTGGCAGGGTTTTGCTGCAGGTGCAGGCGTTATGGTGAACGAACAGCTGGCGCGGCGGTACCCACTGGCAGTAGGGGATAGCCTGGTGCTGACCTTGGCGGACACCCGGCTTGAGCTGCCGGTGCTGGCGATTTATGCGGATTACGGCCGCCCGGCCGGGGAAGTGCTGATCAATCTCGATTTGCTGCCTGCCGGATACGTGCCGGCGTTCGAGAGTCTTTCTATCAGCCCGGGTGATAGTGGCATTGAGGTCATAACCGATGGCCTTCAACGGCTGTGGCAGGTAGACAGCGTGCGGGTGCGTGATAACAAGCGAATTCGCGAGTTGGCCGATGCGGTGTTTGATCAGACTTTTTTGCTGACCCGCGCCATGACCTTTGTCACTCTGGTGCTGGCGGCGGTGGCTTTGCTGATTATGGGCTGGGTGTTTTTCAGCACCCGGGCCTGGTATTTTCGCTTGCTCCAGGTGTGGGGGCTGACCAGGCGACAGGTTTTGGCGCAGCTGGCCCGGCTGGCGCTGACCCTGACCCTGTCGATCACCCTGTTGGCATTGCCCCTGGGTGTCTGGTTGACCTGGATTCTGGTGCACCGAATTAATCCATTGGCCTTTGGCTGGTCTTTACCCATGGCGATCTACCCCGGGTTCTGGCTTCAGCTGGGGATTGTGAGTGTGTTGATCGGGCTTAGCATTACGCTGCTGATGCGCAGCCAGCTTGTCGGTAGCGGCCCAAAACCGGTTTCCGCCGCCAGCCTGGGGGGTGATGAACGATGA
- a CDS encoding efflux RND transporter permease subunit, translating into MLVMLLGGALALTRMNVQFFPTFALDVVSVRVVWSGASAEDIEQGITNPLEQRLRSVQGLKKMTSTSAQSVSSITLEFQEGTDPIQALDDTRQRVDEFNNLPAEAEEPRVSRIERYEPVARLLLYGDVDADELRYMTYRFEDELLQRGIDKVSIRGLPEQQISIDVPVERLETLGLSLEQIAERVAAVSRDLPAGLLGQQDATRELRAVEQARSPEEFGQIPLLSGDRIQLRLGDIATIRQESRDSPLTLTRNDFPAVELQLQRSENGDSLEAADALQQWLTDTRATLPPNLQLEVYDETWQLLDDRISLLTSNGLTGLVLVVLLLYLFLPGRVALWVAVGIPTAFLAALAILWLVGGSINMISLFALIMALGVIVDDAIVVGEDADAHARMGQPSMAAAEGAAKRMVWPVLASSLTTVAAFMPLLIVGGVIGNILGDIPLVMICVLIASLLECFVVLPAHLRHAFVIPKVKPVSRNAAFKWLRASGAGVGRFRAGFERRFEQFREGRFRRFSRFSLSHRGLTLAVALSVAIMTVGLLSGGRIGFNFFPTPEPSVLYANASFVAGTDSRRVDQFMVDMAQSINATEQALGGNLILHSVVTRGGTLGAGGSSRNGEELGSMMIELVPSDQRSVRNPEFISELRASLSLPAGLENLSITEREAGPPGRDINVRLTGPDATRLKRAAEELAQAVAVLPGVLDVEDDMPWGREQLIYQVSPWGEALGLTTTDLGRQLRAAFDGRVAQIYQDGRDEMEVRVQLPRHQRERLATLSQVTIRVPDGRFVPLSQVVLLDHRQGFEALRHADGQLAVEVSASLNTEVSTTSDIIESLEAEALPAISSRFNVRYSFEGRSADQRETIDDMKTGLIIGVVLMYVILAWVFASWTMPLIVMAIIPFALVGAILGHWLMGMQLTILSLFGLFGLSGIVVNNAIILVSFYNQQRKAGLSVDAALNEAAVQRIRAVLLTSLTTIGGLLPLLFETSLQAQFLIPMATSIAFGLGLSTLLVLLVIPALLSYLEQLRAWWARESA; encoded by the coding sequence ATGCTGGTGATGTTGCTGGGCGGTGCGCTGGCACTGACCCGAATGAACGTACAGTTCTTTCCTACCTTTGCGCTGGATGTGGTCAGCGTAAGAGTGGTTTGGAGTGGCGCCTCCGCCGAGGACATCGAACAAGGCATCACCAATCCTCTGGAGCAGCGCCTGCGCAGCGTTCAGGGGCTAAAAAAGATGACGTCTACGTCGGCCCAGAGCGTGTCGTCCATCACCCTGGAGTTTCAGGAGGGCACTGACCCGATTCAGGCGTTAGACGATACCCGCCAGCGGGTAGACGAATTCAATAATCTGCCGGCCGAGGCCGAAGAGCCCCGGGTGAGCCGGATTGAACGCTATGAGCCGGTGGCCCGGCTGCTATTGTATGGCGACGTAGACGCCGACGAATTGCGCTACATGACCTACCGCTTTGAAGACGAATTGCTACAGCGCGGTATCGATAAAGTATCGATTCGCGGCCTGCCGGAACAACAAATCAGCATTGATGTGCCGGTGGAACGGCTGGAAACACTGGGTCTGTCGTTGGAACAGATCGCCGAGCGCGTGGCCGCAGTGTCCCGCGATTTACCCGCCGGTTTGTTGGGCCAGCAGGACGCCACCCGCGAATTGCGCGCGGTGGAACAGGCCCGCAGCCCGGAAGAGTTTGGCCAGATTCCGCTGCTCAGCGGTGACCGTATTCAATTGCGGCTGGGGGACATTGCGACGATTCGCCAGGAATCCCGCGACAGCCCGCTCACCCTGACCCGCAATGATTTTCCAGCAGTGGAACTGCAATTGCAGCGGTCTGAAAATGGCGATTCGCTGGAGGCCGCCGACGCGTTGCAACAATGGTTAACAGACACCCGCGCCACTTTGCCGCCCAACTTGCAGCTAGAGGTGTACGACGAAACCTGGCAACTGCTGGATGACCGCATTTCGCTGCTGACATCCAACGGCCTGACGGGTTTGGTGCTGGTCGTGTTGTTGCTGTATTTATTTTTGCCCGGGCGCGTGGCCTTGTGGGTCGCGGTTGGTATTCCGACCGCATTTTTGGCAGCTTTGGCGATATTATGGTTGGTGGGCGGAAGTATCAATATGATCTCGCTGTTTGCGCTGATCATGGCGCTGGGGGTGATCGTGGACGATGCCATTGTGGTGGGCGAAGACGCCGACGCCCATGCCCGGATGGGGCAGCCGTCTATGGCCGCCGCCGAAGGCGCAGCAAAGCGCATGGTGTGGCCGGTGCTGGCGTCATCACTGACCACGGTGGCAGCTTTTATGCCACTGCTGATTGTGGGCGGAGTGATTGGCAATATTCTGGGCGATATTCCGCTGGTGATGATTTGTGTGCTGATTGCCTCGTTGCTGGAGTGTTTTGTGGTGCTGCCTGCTCACCTGCGCCACGCTTTTGTTATCCCTAAAGTGAAGCCTGTCAGCCGCAACGCGGCCTTTAAATGGCTGCGGGCGTCCGGGGCCGGTGTCGGGCGTTTTCGTGCCGGCTTTGAACGCCGCTTCGAGCAGTTCCGCGAAGGACGTTTCCGCCGTTTTTCGCGCTTCAGTCTGAGCCACCGAGGGCTGACTCTGGCCGTGGCATTGTCGGTTGCGATCATGACCGTTGGCCTGCTGAGCGGCGGTCGCATTGGTTTCAACTTCTTTCCCACCCCGGAGCCGTCGGTGCTCTATGCCAACGCCAGTTTTGTGGCCGGCACCGACAGCCGCCGGGTTGATCAGTTTATGGTCGACATGGCGCAGAGCATTAACGCTACCGAACAGGCATTGGGCGGCAACCTGATATTGCACTCGGTGGTTACCCGTGGCGGTACCCTGGGCGCTGGGGGCAGTTCTCGGAACGGTGAAGAGCTGGGCTCGATGATGATCGAGCTGGTGCCGTCAGACCAGCGCAGCGTGCGCAATCCGGAATTTATCAGCGAGTTGCGGGCGAGCCTGTCGCTGCCGGCGGGGTTGGAGAACCTGAGCATTACCGAACGTGAAGCCGGCCCGCCGGGCCGTGATATTAATGTGCGCCTGACCGGCCCGGATGCCACCCGCCTGAAGCGTGCCGCAGAGGAGCTTGCACAGGCCGTTGCGGTGTTGCCAGGGGTTCTGGACGTGGAAGACGACATGCCTTGGGGCCGCGAGCAATTGATTTATCAGGTTAGCCCCTGGGGTGAAGCCCTGGGCCTGACCACCACCGATTTAGGGCGCCAGCTGCGGGCCGCGTTTGATGGCCGGGTAGCGCAGATTTATCAGGATGGTCGTGATGAAATGGAAGTGCGGGTTCAGCTGCCACGCCACCAGCGCGAGCGCCTGGCTACTTTGTCCCAGGTAACCATCCGGGTGCCAGACGGCCGCTTTGTGCCCCTGTCCCAGGTGGTGTTGCTGGATCATCGCCAGGGCTTTGAGGCCCTGCGCCACGCTGATGGCCAGCTGGCGGTGGAGGTGTCGGCGTCGCTGAACACAGAGGTCAGCACCACCAGCGACATCATCGAAAGCTTGGAGGCCGAAGCCCTGCCGGCGATCAGCAGCCGGTTTAACGTGCGCTACAGCTTTGAAGGCCGCTCTGCCGACCAGCGTGAAACCATTGACGATATGAAAACCGGCCTGATTATCGGCGTAGTGCTGATGTACGTCATTCTGGCCTGGGTATTCGCTTCTTGGACTATGCCCTTGATCGTGATGGCGATCATTCCCTTTGCCTTGGTGGGCGCCATTCTTGGTCACTGGCTGATGGGCATGCAATTAACGATTTTGTCACTGTTTGGCTTGTTCGGTCTGTCTGGCATTGTGGTGAATAACGCCATCATACTGGTGTCGTTTTACAACCAGCAGCGGAAAGCGGGGCTGAGCGTTGACGCCGCCCTGAACGAAGCCGCAGTCCAGCGCATACGCGCCGTGCTGCTGACATCGCTGACCACCATTGGCGGGCTGCTGCCGCTGCTGTTTGAAACTTCGTTGCAGGCGCAGTTTCTGATTCCTATGGCGACCTCTATCGCCTTTGGTCTGGGTTTGTCCACGTTGCTGGTGCTGTTGGTGATTCCGGCGTTGCTGTCTTACCTTGAGCAACTGAGGGCCTGGTGGGCCAGGGAGTCAGCATGA